The Arachis hypogaea cultivar Tifrunner chromosome 14, arahy.Tifrunner.gnm2.J5K5, whole genome shotgun sequence genome has a segment encoding these proteins:
- the LOC112743102 gene encoding cytochrome P450 71AP13 produces the protein MAVVIFHHLKKQQHKRTTLPPGPKPLPIIGNLHQLDSSNLNLQLWNLSKIYGSIFSLQIGFKPAIVISSPKLAKEVLKDHDLDVSSRPPSLGTTRLSYNGFDLIFSPCSEYWREIRKICVVHFFSSKRISGFYHIRKSEVERMLGKISEHDCVRKKIRSLYGKKPFIEDEDIEKLVYLKAVIKETLRYYAPAPLCGGGVLRCGGVLRGGGSERERLRRERKREWLHRYGD, from the exons ATGGCAGTAGTGATATTTCATCACTTAAAGAAACAACAACACAAAAGAACCACTCTACCACCAGGTCCTAAACCACTTCCCATAATCGGAAACCTCCACCAACTCGACAGCTCCAACCTCAATCTCCAACTATGGAACCTCTCAAAGATCTACGGCTCCATATTCTCCCTTCAAATAGGGTTCAAACCAGCCATAGTTATCTCCTCACCGAAACTCGCAAAGGAGGTTCTCAAAGACCATGATCTTGACGTTTCAAGCAGACCTCCGTCGCTCGGAACCACTAGACTCTCTTACAACGGTTTCGATTTGATTTTCTCTCCATGCAGCGAGTACTGGAGAGAAATCAGGAAGATCTGCGTCGTTCATTTCTTCAGCTCCAAGCGAATCTCTGGATTCTACCACATCAGAAAATCTGAAGTGGAAAGAATGTTAGGCAAGATATCAGAGCAC GATTGCGTTCGGAAGAAGATACGAAGTTTATATGGCAAGAAACCATTcatagaagatgaagatattgaaaAGCTTGTTTATCTGAAAGCAGTGATCAAAGAAACATTAAGATATTATGCACCTGCACCATTG TGTGGCGGCGGCGTCTTGCGCTGCGGCGGCGTCTTGCGAGGCGGCGGCAGCGAACGAGAGAGACTGCGGAGGGAGAGGAAGAGAGAATGGCTACACCGCTACGGTGATTGA